The Malus sylvestris chromosome 14, drMalSylv7.2, whole genome shotgun sequence genome segment CCTTGCAGAAAGAACTATCTGCTGGTGAGTGATTAAGTACACAACCAAATACAAGCATGAAAATCATATTTTCCATTCTTCATTAGACACGATTTTACCTTGCAAACTTAAATGAACTTCAAACTTTCATGGACACAGAGGAGGTGGGGAACGCTGCTGCCTTCCTGGCATCGCCATTGGCATCAGCTATCACCGGAACTGTTGTATACGTGGACAATGGTCTGAATGCGATGGGAGTCGGAGTTGACAGCCCAGTTTTTGAAAACCTTGATATTCCAAAAGCCGCAAAGTAACTCTCTGTGGTAGTGCTAGAGGTCAAAAATAACATGGGTATGTATGCTGAATCCATCGAGAATTGAGGGTAGTAGGGTCTTTTTAGTTGGAATCCATTTTTGCTGTTGACATTGCTATGTATGCTGAATCCAAAATGACATTTGTTATTGGTGTAATTGTTATTCACAACCAAAATGAAAGGTGCGATGAAATTTGACATCATTTTTCGAATGGCATCAGCGTTTTCTTGACTGCAATTGCGCACGGGTGAGTCTTCCACAATCGATTGATTAGCACGGGTGACCTCTAGCAGCGAtagaattttgaaatttaattcccGTTAAATTAGTTTTTGCAATTAATTTTTGCTAAAGAGtactattttttctttaattccCGTTAAATTAGTTTGATTTAATTGATtgaaaacataaattttgaaatttaatcttAACCTAACCACTAACCACAATCGATAGAAAAGTGAACATCACCTTCATTTTCGAAGGTGAGAAAAATGCTCGCCGTTTGGGGCGCTGTAGCAGCGAGCATTCAGCGACCAAATCTGCGCCTATACGTTACTACCACCAACTCAGCTcaattatttccaaaatatttaaaattcacCACTtccaaaaaaatccaaaatttaaacttcgtgccacgtgtcaccaAGTCGAGGGCTAAATCCTGACGAATCCACCCAGATGACAACTCCCACATGAATCTTCAAATCAAGCCAAACACTCAATTCACTGCAAAATTCAGTGTGACACCCCAACATAAAATCGGTTATAAATTTTACCCCCTTTTCCCCCAAAATTCCGAATTAGGGTTTTCTGCAACAACAAAACAATGAAAGCGTCCGTCAAATTCCGTGAGGACCAGAAGCCATTGATGCGAGCCAAGGTCCCACTCAGCATCCTGGGCCTCCCCTTCCAGTCCGGCATCGTCGCCGGCGAGTCCAAGGAGCTCACTCTCAACCTCGGCACCTTCTTCGAATCCGGGCCGTCCATCAAGATCGCGTATCGACCCAACGACGCGTGGAACCCTTTCTCCCTCGTCGTTAAGACCGGGACGGGATCCTTCGGATCGCCGATTTCTAGCTCCATGCTGATGAGCGCCGAGTTCAATCTCCTCGGCCGCGGGAGAAACCCTAGCTTCATGCTCCACTTCAAGCCGCAGTTCGGCGACTTCTCGATCAAGAAGTCGCAGTCATCGGTCTTCGAGAAGATCGTCGGTTCTCAAAACGACTCCGCTGTGGTGGAGACGCCAGTAGTGGAGGCGGAGTTTTCGGGAAAGAAAATCACGGTTTTGCCATCGGGGAATCCGGCGGATGGAGTTCTCACGGGTGTATTCTCCGGGATGGAGGTGGCGGCGAGGACGTCGATGCCGGTGAGGAACCGGGCTGTGGTGAGTTTGAGGTGGGGGGTTCGGGTTCCCGCGGAGGTGAAGAGATCTGGGGCGAATCCGACGGCGGGGATTGCTTTTCAGAAAATCCCATTCTTAGTGATGAACAAGATTGGGATCGAACACGTGGAAGGCGGGGATTCGAATGGCAAAACCACAAAGGCAGCGGCGGAGGATAAGGGGGTTACATTTCCGGGAAATGGTGAGGTGGCGGAGGCTTGTTTTAGGGTGAAGCATCAGCTGGAGGCTTTGCGGACGGAGAACGGGTTGCTGAGGAAAGCCGTGGAGGATCTGCGCCACGAAATCGCCGGCACCGCGAAGTCGATTGCTGAGAGTGAGATAAATGGGGGAAGTAGAAATTCGAGCGGGAAAGTGGATTGGCGGTCGAACGGGAATAAGAAGTCGCCGGAAGGCGATGTGGCGGAGGAACTGAAGAAGGCACTCGGTCACTGATGGGTGGCTCCGCCGTGCCGGCGCCTGAATTTGTGGAAATTTCGAAATCGTGCTAGTCTTGTAGTGAGCTATGGACTGAATAGAATCAATGGATTGTTTATTGATTTTggtaattttgatttttgatcGATATTGTtagatattttgtttttgtaaattGCTGAATAATAAGGTTGGGGATAcggggaagaggatcctctcctgagctcagCATGGATCAGCATGGGATCATCTGATCACGAAATCCGActgttcaaatttaatccaacggtttCAAATATGAACTatctaaagttataataattacaatCGTTGAATTAAATTTGAACAGTTCAGATTTTGTGGTCAGAAGGATCTCCAtcctgagctcaggagaggatcctcttccagGATACGGATACCGATGAATTTTTTGATTAAAATTAATCATGCAATTGTGCTTCTAGTTTTAACATCTGTCATGTCACACATcattttgttaatttctatcagttgatcttcttcaattcattcgattcgaTGGTTGAAAATTAGAAgtgtgtatgagaagtaaaatagggtatGTGGATATCATATCCCATAATTATCTTACCTGTCGTACAAAAGTTGTGTAAGTGCTAAAAAAGTACAGCTCCATGTTCCATGTATTTTAAGCTCATTCAACCTATGCGAGGATACTCAATAGGAGTCATGACAACTTGGGCTTCATAATTCTAGTTGTACGGCAAGTAGTTAACTGTCTtttatctttttcatttttaacaaacgatagcaTTAACGAGTTAAATTAGTTGTTAGGAAAGAGGAGGATCGTTGAGGATCGAAACCAGGATGCATAGATATGAttgcttcatcttcaatatactgTGTTCCAGATTCAAATACTTTATATTCATCTTAGTGTATATTGATGTAGATTATcacttgtaataaaaaaaacatagtcGAATGAACAAAGCCTCCTTACCAAGCACAAAAAGGGGCGGAAATTGTCATAATACAATTCTGCAAGACGTTATTTTcacatttaataataataaaaaaaaaaactaaatgtaTTACTTGCATCCCTATTGAAGGAAAAGACATATTTCACCTCTTGTGCATAACATGTTTTTACAGTATAAATTCTAAAATTGGAAtcattcaatttttaatctttatttgaaGATTGTTCAAATGTAACTAAATAGAAGATTCATCATGAATTATAATGTGGATTTGTTTCAtacttttgaaagcataaaggaTTATGAATCCAATAatttttttgcagagatgatttttaaataaaatttaataaaataaacaaatctaATCATATAATTTAGGATTAAGAACCTAAAACTCCAAACCATTATTcaacctattgaaaatgtcataTCCGTTAAGCAtcaattaaattttattaaattagggCTTGGACTTATTTTGTCTCCAAAATCAATAGATGGTCATGGAAGCATGACCTCCACCAAAGCTATCACCTTCAAACCCAATACACAGTCACCAATTGCACCCTACAACTCAAGGTCACTCcaaacaaaagcaaaacaaaTATGCTGTAGCGGCTGGGAGTGGTCAAGAAGGGTATCCACTTCACATCATCACCCACACAGATCACATAGAGCTTCAACATGTTATCATCTAGTGGCAGGTGCACTTGCTGACTCAGGACTTACAACAGGTCTAAAGTATTGGAAATAGACCAAATTCAATCTTGTAGGTTTCTCCTTTAATATCAAGATTATGAAGGTGATACATCGATATCAGCCTAAGTTCTTTCTCCCCTTCTTTCTTAGTCTTCCTCCCTTATTCCCTTATGATATTTAACTCACCTAGGACTTAATATTTCCAACCACCAAGTAGGCCAGTCAAAGCTTTCAAGATTAGTATAAAAGTTGGGATGGAGTTTTGATGGCCACAGGTCTAGCTTGGAGGTGGCGAGGGCTTAATATTTCCcgatcttcatttttgttttccattttttgtattctttgtaaatttgttattattattctttttttttcattttcatgtcatttttgaagttatttttattattatttgagtCCAAGTAAGTTAGAAATGCCCTGTTGTATGATTCCAGAAGACTTGGGTGTTTTCGAGACTTCTCTCttaattaaatttcttttatCCTCAAAAAGTTGAAATGATACTAAAATATTGAGTTTTTAGGTACTTAATCCTATAATTTATAGAGTAGTACTATCTACACACTCATCTTTACTTCTTGCACAAtcctttcaatttttatcgttaaatcgaatgaattaaaaatatcgATGCTCAAAATTAGTAATATTGAGTAAAAAGTAAAAGTGTGTGTAAATAGCATTATTCTAATTTATATAGTAATGATACTTGCAAAAAAGCGTACTTTGTGCATATTTTAAACTTGGTAATTtttttgagaattgttattagcactcatAAATTTCATTTTGCACTCTAAAtattctctaattaaaaaaatatacattgATGAGAATTGTAgaatacaaattttaaaatactaataacagttttcatattttttttcaaaattcaaaaaggtaaatttacttaaatacTACAAAATTAGGAAGCGAAATAATAAATTTGGCCGACAAAAGCAAAGCCAGTACGTACGGTTGGAAGCGTATAACATGCTCGAGATAAGTGCCTATATCACATTCACAACGCaaccaaataaacaaacaaacaaaaaaccctaaaaagagGAATTAAAATACATATTTCTCAATGGAATTGCAGAGGCCtaacaagaagaacccaaacTTATTAGAGACGATGGACTGACTCACTGAATGATTTTCCTTATGGATAAGCCCGCTAATTTTCCCGAGAAACAAACACCAACATGGGGGACGTGGGAGGAGCTCCTCCTCGCCTGCGCCGTCCACCGCTTCGGCACCCAGAGCTGGGACTCCGTCGCCACCGAACTCCGCAAGCGCAGTTCCAACCTCCACCTCCTCACCCCACACGCCTGCAAGCGCAAGTTCCACGACCTCCGCCGCCGCTTCAACGACGCCGTCTCCGCCGCCAGCGACGATGATAAATCCCCCATCCTTTGGCTCGACCAGTTACGGCAGCGGCGGCTCGACGAACTCCGGCTTGAACTCCAACGCTACGATCGCTCCATCGTGTAAAAATCTCAACCCGTAACGACggcgtttgatttttttttttaattatccaTCGGAGttaatagttttattttttggtgatTAAAATTAATCGTGTAGGTCTCTGCAATCGAAGGTGGAGAGGTTAAAAGAAGTGCGCGAACAGAGTCTGAGGGAGACCGAAAAACCGGTTGGAAAATCGGATCTTGAGAAGACCGGAGAGGTAGAGATCAAACCGGCTGACGTCTCGCCGGAGAAGAAAGATATCTCCGTGCGCGACGGACGGTCGTTTGACGAATCGAAC includes the following:
- the LOC126600784 gene encoding uncharacterized protein LOC126600784, which translates into the protein MKASVKFREDQKPLMRAKVPLSILGLPFQSGIVAGESKELTLNLGTFFESGPSIKIAYRPNDAWNPFSLVVKTGTGSFGSPISSSMLMSAEFNLLGRGRNPSFMLHFKPQFGDFSIKKSQSSVFEKIVGSQNDSAVVETPVVEAEFSGKKITVLPSGNPADGVLTGVFSGMEVAARTSMPVRNRAVVSLRWGVRVPAEVKRSGANPTAGIAFQKIPFLVMNKIGIEHVEGGDSNGKTTKAAAEDKGVTFPGNGEVAEACFRVKHQLEALRTENGLLRKAVEDLRHEIAGTAKSIAESEINGGSRNSSGKVDWRSNGNKKSPEGDVAEELKKALGH